ATGAAATGAAGGCCTCTTAAAAAGTCACAGTATGGGAATACTAATTCTGCTAACTACAGTCCTATAAGGCAGTAAGTACAAAAGGAAGCAATATTCCATGTGAATCCTGCACAAATACATCTGTATGTGTACTTGTTCATAGCTGCTCAAGATTGTGAAATgtggaaaaatcttttccaacACCCACAAGACAACAGAAAAACctacagaaaataacaaaacttGGCCTTTTACCTGTTGATGATTTGGGAAATGTTCCATGGCCTTCAGAAGCAAGTGAGTGACATCAGCCAGAAGTCGTACAGGCATGCCTGCTGCTAAGTCTTGCTTGGTTAGGTTAAAGACGCATGCACTTGCTGCTAACTGCACAGGCAAGTTCAGGGGGTGATTTCTCATTCCAATAACCACAAGCTGAAAGCAAGAGTTTTACCCACATTAGTtacgcacgcacacacagacacacacaccaAGAGCAATCCACTGCTGCTTGAGGCTGCAACAGTGACTCAAAGCACCTAATTTCTGCCTGCCttttatttaagtgaaaaatcaaTCTGGTGTGATTTTAATTCTAATTAAGAACATTTCCTTCTGCTCAGTCATTCAAAGCAGACAACTGATCCTTCTCCAAGTCCTTTTGCACTGTTTGTAACAACCTCTCAATGGAGATCTGCATTGAATGCAAGAGATCCTTAGGAAGATCCAAGGTTTGCTGCACATACCTGGGTAAAAATCACCAAACCCTTTCAGAGATGAATAAGGTTGGATAGGCTTTCTGCAGTGTAAAAGAAGTGATGTATTGGGTCATTATTTGGTGACTAGCCATTTAAGATCACATTCTAAGCTGCTGGTTTAGTATATACTTATCAACTCCTTCCCAAATTATCATCTGTCCTGTTGATGCCTCTTTCTATGATCATAGAAGAAATTAAACCATTTCTGGTGTTCCAGCATTGTAAAGCCAATGTCTAAAACGGGTTTCTGAGGAAGTTTCTTGGAATTGCCACTAGTTAACCCAATATATAACACCATTTCTTCACTTGTTACCATAGCAGAAGGTGACAGTGAATAGAAATATCAGGGAATTAGACTAAGCAAACCTTTGATTTGACCCAGTATAGATATGTTCCAAGGATATAATTCAGCATCTGAAGACAACTTCAAATTATACGCAAAgttacctgaaaaaaataaatttgcaataCTATTGAATAGCCTAGAATGTTTTGATCTAATCCACTGCTAGGGCATCTTCTCCATCTCTATTGCTTAAATCATTGTTGATTTTTATTCAACACTGAAGTTTTAAGATTAAATGTTACAAGAAAGCACACAAAAgctcaaaaaataatttatactaTAGTTTTCGAGATGGCCTTCTTAAGTTCAGTTTAAGAAGCAATTCACTTATTTCTTATCAAAAGTATATTATTTTACCTTTAAAATTTCaggctttgttttttccattacaTGTGTTAGGCTGAACAAATGAAAGAGTGCTTCTCTCACAAAGAAGGCCCGTTCACTGTAACGCTTCAATGCTTCAGAAATCTGAGTTTCATTTGCTTCTCCTGACACCTATGAACAGAGAAACAATCTTTAGTTCATGATGTcatcactttattttaaaaattttgctcTTTATAAGTGCAAAGCTGCAATTTCAAAGGTGGTGATATTTTAGCCAAATCCTTCAGAAGGCAAATGATTATATTATCTGCCCACATTAATCCAGAGCTATATAATCTTCAAACATTCTTCATACGATGATAGCATCCAATTGTATAACCCAAAATTAGGATTCAATCATGTCTTTAAGCAGAAAACTCTGTGAAACCACTAAGTAAATGTAGCATTTTCAACCAATAAAAATCAATTGTAACACATCAAatgcttaaaagaaatatttgtaattgAACGGTCTATCAAATGAAGCTGATAAACTGAGAAAGATAGTGTATCAGCTGTAACTTTTTGGTACCCAGGTCTACCTCCATCAATTGACAATATTTCCATTCTTTGACTACAACAAGTTTCTTTTAAGGTAAATCAGTGGCAATAGCTTTACAGCCCTGTATATAAAGAAGAGTGTTCTTAAAACTAGACTTGAAATACATGCAAAAACTAAACAATGATCTAATTTAGGTGACAAGTGCATTAGAAGCTATGGGCTGCTGACTTAATATGAGCTTAAGTTTAGAATAATAAATCAGAAACTAGCCACAGATTTTTCCACTTCCCAACCTGATATCtgttctgtttactgtgttttaTTACTTTATAACTGTAAGTTGTGCACCTGTAGATGGTTTATTCCTCAGTCCTACTATTTAATGAATCATTGCTGCagtcacttttttaaaattcttacaaAAGGATACAGAACTTGTTCTATTTAGTTTGTCACATACGGGAAAGCAGATGCCCACCATATCCACCTCAACTGTTACATAatctaaatttaaatgtttaatctTTCAAGAATTTTCTATAATCAGGTGATACAAGAACTgtcataaaaatagaaatattctaCTTTTGACTTCACCACAAGTGCTGCATCCTGTTTATTCTTCAGCAGTTTCTAGACTAAGCAGCTGACTGTTTCAGTATTGTCACTAATGAATTTCAACTCACAAAATCAATTCCCGCCTACATTCTCTTCTTGACAACTAAGCCTTTGAGAAAAGGAACATGAACTGCATTTTGCTAACTACACTGCTAAAAATCCATCATGATTTTCATGTTATTAGAACCTTCTCCATTCCTATCTTCTCATACCACAATCACTCACATGAAGCATATATTCTAAACAGCAAGGATAATATTAAATTATGTTGTACCAAATGTGAGGTGTCATTTCCTGATGCTGTACACCAATTATGTCAAATGGGACTCTGCATTCTACAACACAGTATTTCAATATTCgtatgtgctgctgtcagctATGACAGCCACATAAGTACTCAAGAGACCTGGACATTAATGACTGCCAAAAGTTCCAAGTAAAAGTGAGCATTACGATAAAGTTTTTATAAGTGTGTCATTTCACTTGCCTATAACCAGAACATTCTAAGAGttataaatcaaattttaaaattcagcttgCACAGGAGACAGCCTAAAGTACAGTCACATTATGCAAACCCTTCCTCATTCCACCTGCAGTTTCCAGTCATTCTCATGGCACAGTACAAGATAAAACTGTCTGTCTCTTGGTCAAGGTTGCTATACCATTGACACTGATGTGTCCAAAACATCTTTCTCCTTTAATGCTGACCCCTTTATACAGGGCACAGCACAGGCTTACTCTCCAATTCTATAAATATACACgtcttctaaagaaaaaggagcaacTTCTTGTTGCACTTCAATGTTCTTGTAGCactaaaagataaataaatgcaCTTCAGCAAACACCATCTCATCCTAAAAGGCCAAGTAATTTAGGATTTGCACAGGAAAAGGAACTATTTCATCATGAGTAAATGCTTCCTACATATGCATCACCAAAAGACGCTTCAAGCTGGGTGGAAATACTGTAGTTAGGAAATAGAAGTGGTGATGGAGTAAAGCAACAGTTCAGTTATTAAGTTTTATTATATCTACTGTGTTAAGCATGAAGCCACAAAGTTTGTGCAAACTGCACTGCCAATTCTTACACACTGCTGTCTTATGCTAGAGGCTGTGCCACAAAAATCAAAGATTATTATTCCAATAAATGACTTCAGACTAGACAAAGTCCAGCTTTCTCTAATCCGGTATCTTAAATCAGGACTTGAGGCGCActgaaaagacacagaaaatagATGGTTTTTTACAATAGTATTCTGTAAAATTAGCAGATTCTGTGCCAAAAATAATAGCAGTTTGATAGACAATCAGTAATTACGATTAATGGATGAAAGATGAACCTAcagctttcttctgaaacaCCCACATATATTTGTTACAAATGattagttctgtttttcctgaatAGTTTAGTTTTTCAGTACAATTAATCTCCACACTTAACCTTTAGGTTTCCTTCTCCTGTTAGAAATTCTGAGTAGCCGGCATCTGTAGCTAGCAGTCCTACAAACTGCATTGTTGGCCGTTGCTGAATAAATGCTTCCACAGCCTTATCTGTAACatgctttcttccagaaatgtcCAGAGACACAAGGTTAGGCAAGATATCTTTCTGTTCCAGTAAACGAAGTGCTATGTCTGACGTGAACTGTTTATCATCTGAAATATCAAGATGATTTAAGTATTTTAGTTCTCTTATAACATCCAAAATCTGTGTTGTGGTCATTTTCAAGCATTTCAGGTGGTGCATGGTCAAAGATTTGAGACGATCTTTGCAGGTAAGGAGTGCAGTTATGTCAGTGACAGACGTGTTTGATATATCCAGACTTTCTAATCTAGGGAGTGAAGCAACATCTGCCAAGTCCTCATTGTAAAACAGAACATTGGTAATACTCAGTGCACGAAGCCCAGACAGCTGACTGAAGCACCTTTCATAGGGGTCTTCCAAGGAAAGAGTTAATGAGTTCAGCACAAGGCATTGAAGATTTTGTTGGATCCATTTATTGCTACCAAGTCCACTTATAATGTCCGTGATTGTTATATCCGCATTCACCCCAGTAGCATCAAGTTCTACCAGCTTATGATGGCAGAACGCTTTCCGGAAAGCCACAGCAGAGATTTTTGCTTTCCGGATACAAGCTCGTTTCAAACGCATCTGGTTGCCTCGGAAGATGCCCACAGTTCCATCATTCAGCAGCCCTGTTGGAAAAGAGCATTAGCATTTAGCTCTAGTGTTTTATACTATACCTTCTAAGATTAAGAgcccaaacagaaaaaaaaaagtaagaggtGTTAACAA
This region of Rhea pennata isolate bPtePen1 chromosome 8, bPtePen1.pri, whole genome shotgun sequence genomic DNA includes:
- the LOC134143578 gene encoding protein zyg-11 homolog B isoform X2, whose amino-acid sequence is MFPQEVADRLVQTMAFHGLLNDGTVGIFRGNQMRLKRACIRKAKISAVAFRKAFCHHKLVELDATGVNADITITDIISGLGSNKWIQQNLQCLVLNSLTLSLEDPYERCFSQLSGLRALSITNVLFYNEDLADVASLPRLESLDISNTSVTDITALLTCKDRLKSLTMHHLKCLKMTTTQILDVIRELKYLNHLDISDDKQFTSDIALRLLEQKDILPNLVSLDISGRKHVTDKAVEAFIQQRPTMQFVGLLATDAGYSEFLTGEGNLKVSGEANETQISEALKRYSERAFFVREALFHLFSLTHVMEKTKPEILKLVVIGMRNHPLNLPVQLAASACVFNLTKQDLAAGMPVRLLADVTHLLLKAMEHFPNHQQLQKNCLLSLCSDRILQDVPFNRFEAAKLVMQWLCNHEDQNMQRMAVAIISILAAKLSTEQTAQLGAELFIVRQLLQIVKQKTNQNLVDTTLKFTLSALWNLTDESPTTCRHFIENQGLELFMRVLESFPSESSIQQKVLGLLNNIAEVKELHSELMWKDFIDHISKLLHSVEVEVSYFAAGIIAHLISRGEQAWTLSRSQRTSLLEQLHSAILNWPTPECEMVAYRSFNPFFPLLGCFMTPGVQLWAVWAMQHVCSKNPARYCSMLIEEGGLQHLYNIKENVQTDPHVQRIAIAILDSLEKHIMRHGRPPPCRKQQQNKPN